The following coding sequences lie in one Rothia sp. SD9660Na genomic window:
- a CDS encoding DUF3097 family protein codes for MDYRDTWGQADLTSHRPALPKVPLTPGMVLEDAATGFVGAAVTLRATASGPQVGLEDRRGRIKFFPLGPGFLLEGRSIDLTKPQQKPKTATRQVSRSGSVAVENALARTARASRIWVEGVHDAELIEKVWGHDLRVEGIVVEPLHGVDDLAGAVAAFGPAPHRRLGILVDHLVAGSKEEHIAQEAMAVAGARDNVLIVGHPFVDIWQAVKPQVLGLQAWPEVPRREDWKTGILRRFGRAAETPGDVRAGWDSILKRVNSYTDLEPSLLGPVEHLIDFVTLDGSAG; via the coding sequence ATGGACTACCGCGATACTTGGGGTCAGGCCGACCTCACCTCCCACCGCCCTGCCCTGCCCAAGGTACCTCTTACCCCCGGCATGGTGTTAGAGGACGCCGCCACCGGCTTTGTGGGGGCGGCAGTGACCCTGCGGGCTACGGCGTCCGGCCCCCAGGTGGGCCTCGAAGACCGGCGGGGCCGAATCAAGTTCTTCCCCCTGGGGCCGGGGTTTTTGCTTGAGGGTCGCAGCATTGACCTAACCAAGCCTCAGCAGAAGCCTAAGACCGCTACACGGCAGGTTTCTCGGTCGGGGTCGGTTGCGGTGGAAAACGCTCTAGCGCGGACGGCCAGAGCCAGCCGTATCTGGGTGGAGGGCGTACACGATGCCGAGCTCATTGAAAAGGTCTGGGGCCACGACCTACGGGTTGAGGGTATCGTGGTGGAGCCTCTGCACGGGGTTGATGACCTCGCTGGTGCTGTTGCAGCCTTTGGCCCAGCTCCCCACCGCAGGCTAGGAATTCTGGTAGATCACCTGGTGGCGGGAAGTAAGGAAGAGCACATCGCACAAGAGGCCATGGCCGTAGCAGGTGCCCGCGATAACGTGCTGATTGTGGGCCACCCCTTTGTGGATATCTGGCAGGCCGTCAAGCCCCAGGTATTGGGCTTACAGGCCTGGCCCGAAGTTCCCCGCAGGGAAGATTGGAAGACCGGCATACTGCGGCGTTTCGGCCGGGCGGCAGAGACCCCCGGGGATGTCCGCGCCGGCTGGGATTCCATCCTCAAGAGGGTCAACTCCTACACCGACCTTGAACCAAGTCTCTTAGGGCCCGTAGAACACCTCATTGACTTCGTCACCCTGGATGGGTCAGCAGGCTAG
- the hrcA gene encoding heat-inducible transcriptional repressor HrcA, translating into MNHPRRLQVLQAIVEEYVHTREPVGSKTLLERHQLGVSSATVRNDMAALEEQGLIQAPHASAGRVPTDRGYRLFVDQISSLQPLSDAEKRAIRTLLDSAESVDEMMKTSVRLLSSLTHQVAMVQYPTGPAASVRHIELVSLSSSTVLLILITDSGHVNQRTLTLAHSPEELAVARQQLLDLYANRTLDSIAAAPASVPGTNLLGPLTEALHLLAAQGASSQVLIAGTSYLAASTVDFRGSIAPVLDALEEQVALLKLLTDLEHDERGFAVSIGSENRSESLAETSVIASSYGPGGAAHVGVVGPTRMDYTSTVSKVNAVARYLSKILGQA; encoded by the coding sequence GTGAACCACCCGAGACGCTTGCAAGTTCTGCAAGCCATCGTCGAAGAATACGTGCACACCCGCGAGCCCGTGGGGTCCAAAACCCTGCTTGAGCGGCACCAGCTGGGGGTTTCCAGCGCCACCGTCCGCAACGACATGGCAGCCCTTGAAGAACAGGGTCTCATCCAGGCCCCCCACGCCAGCGCCGGGCGGGTGCCCACCGACCGAGGCTACCGCCTTTTCGTTGACCAGATATCGTCCTTACAACCCCTCTCTGACGCTGAAAAACGGGCGATTCGCACCTTACTCGATAGTGCCGAAAGCGTTGATGAGATGATGAAGACCAGCGTGCGTCTACTCTCATCACTCACCCATCAGGTAGCTATGGTGCAGTACCCCACCGGCCCGGCTGCCAGTGTGCGTCATATCGAGCTGGTCTCCCTCTCCAGCTCCACGGTGCTGCTAATCCTTATCACCGACTCCGGCCATGTTAACCAGCGCACCCTCACCCTCGCCCACAGCCCCGAAGAGCTTGCAGTAGCCCGCCAGCAACTCCTTGACCTCTACGCCAACCGTACGCTCGACAGCATAGCCGCAGCACCGGCGTCCGTCCCCGGTACTAACCTGCTCGGTCCCCTTACCGAGGCCTTGCACCTACTTGCAGCCCAGGGGGCCTCATCGCAGGTGCTGATTGCGGGAACCTCCTACCTTGCTGCCTCGACCGTAGATTTCAGAGGCAGCATCGCCCCGGTACTCGATGCCCTAGAAGAGCAGGTTGCGCTCCTCAAGCTACTCACCGACCTAGAGCACGATGAACGCGGATTTGCCGTGAGTATTGGCTCTGAGAACCGCAGCGAATCCCTGGCCGAAACCTCCGTCATCGCCAGTAGTTACGGGCCCGGGGGAGCTGCCCACGTGGGAGTCGTTGGCCCCACCCGCATGGACTACACCAGCACCGTCTCCAAGGTCAACGCCGTAGCCCGCTACCTATCCAAGATTTTGGGCCAGGCCTAG
- the dnaJ gene encoding molecular chaperone DnaJ, which translates to MSSHYETLGVSRDASPEEIKKAYRKKARQLHPDINPSEEAAEEFKRVSLAHDVLSDPEKRRIYDQTGNENGTAGGFGAGAGGFGGGFGGFQDIFDTFFNSTPRGPQSRVRQGQDALINVKIDLKDAVFGANKPITVDTAVTCDLCKGEGTAEGTHPETCDTCHGQGYMQRQVQSILGTVVQPVECPTCRGFGTVIKHPCAECYGEGRVRERKPLTIKIPAGVTNGARIRLAGQGEAGTAGGPNGDLYVELRVNPDPTFSRDGDDLVATVGVPMTAAALGTTITLDTFDGPQQVQIPTGTQSGDVVTLKDLGVTHLRGGGRGDIRVQIEVRTPTDLTEEQKNLLKQFSELRGEDLQVSETVTHKQGGFFSRLKDHLK; encoded by the coding sequence GTGAGCAGTCACTACGAAACCCTCGGCGTCTCACGCGATGCCAGCCCCGAAGAAATCAAGAAGGCCTACCGTAAGAAGGCCCGCCAGTTGCACCCCGACATCAACCCTTCGGAAGAAGCTGCCGAGGAGTTCAAGCGCGTCTCTCTCGCCCACGATGTGCTCTCTGACCCCGAAAAGCGCCGCATCTATGACCAGACCGGCAACGAAAACGGCACCGCCGGTGGCTTCGGTGCAGGAGCAGGCGGCTTCGGCGGGGGCTTTGGCGGCTTCCAAGACATCTTCGATACCTTCTTCAACTCTACCCCGCGCGGCCCCCAGAGCCGCGTCCGCCAGGGCCAGGACGCCCTCATCAACGTCAAGATTGACCTCAAAGATGCCGTCTTTGGCGCCAACAAGCCCATCACCGTTGATACCGCCGTCACCTGTGACCTCTGCAAGGGCGAAGGAACCGCTGAGGGCACCCACCCCGAAACCTGCGACACCTGCCACGGCCAGGGCTACATGCAGCGCCAGGTCCAGTCAATTCTGGGCACCGTTGTGCAGCCCGTTGAGTGCCCCACCTGCCGCGGGTTCGGCACCGTCATCAAACACCCCTGCGCTGAATGCTACGGCGAAGGCCGCGTGCGGGAACGCAAGCCCCTCACCATCAAAATTCCCGCCGGCGTCACCAACGGCGCCCGCATCCGCCTGGCAGGCCAGGGCGAAGCCGGCACCGCAGGCGGCCCCAATGGCGACCTCTACGTTGAGCTGCGCGTCAACCCCGACCCCACCTTCAGCCGCGACGGCGATGACCTGGTAGCCACCGTAGGTGTGCCCATGACTGCCGCGGCCCTGGGCACCACCATCACTCTCGACACCTTCGACGGCCCCCAGCAGGTTCAGATTCCCACCGGAACCCAGTCAGGTGACGTGGTCACCCTTAAGGACCTGGGCGTCACCCACCTGCGCGGCGGCGGCCGCGGCGACATCCGCGTGCAGATTGAGGTGCGCACCCCCACCGACCTCACCGAGGAGCAGAAGAACCTGCTCAAGCAGTTCTCCGAGCTTCGCGGCGAGGACCTGCAGGTCAGCGAAACCGTCACCCACAAGCAGGGCGGCTTCTTCTCCCGCCTCAAAGACCACCTCAAATAG
- a CDS encoding 16S rRNA (uracil(1498)-N(3))-methyltransferase, which produces MSNAVYYIEPDELAALTPGATLHLTGDEGHHALVKRPELGEGLDVVDGEGNRAITRVTELGQDGPVLEVLELTEDTVGVEIYLVQALAKGDRDIQAIEMATELGAHGIVPWSADRSIVRWKMERAVKARAKWQNTVRAAAKQSRRALLPPVYEQHSTADLADLAHELGEDGLFLVLHEQADYRLTQALEKHLIDRVKEVYFIVGPEGGISPRELDLLTEAGAHTVLLGPEILRSSTAGAAAISALNVALGRW; this is translated from the coding sequence ATGAGCAACGCTGTCTACTACATCGAACCTGACGAGCTGGCTGCCCTGACGCCAGGTGCCACCCTGCACCTGACCGGCGACGAGGGGCACCACGCCCTCGTCAAACGTCCGGAGCTCGGGGAAGGGCTCGATGTGGTAGACGGTGAGGGCAACCGCGCTATCACCCGGGTTACTGAGCTGGGTCAGGACGGCCCTGTGCTTGAGGTCCTCGAGCTTACCGAAGATACGGTGGGGGTAGAGATATACCTGGTGCAGGCCCTGGCTAAGGGGGATAGGGATATCCAGGCCATTGAAATGGCCACTGAGCTGGGTGCCCACGGTATTGTGCCCTGGAGTGCCGACCGGTCGATTGTGCGCTGGAAGATGGAGCGGGCCGTCAAAGCACGGGCTAAGTGGCAGAATACCGTTCGGGCAGCAGCTAAGCAGTCCCGCCGGGCCCTGCTACCCCCGGTCTACGAGCAGCACTCAACCGCAGATTTAGCCGACCTTGCCCACGAGCTGGGGGAGGACGGGCTCTTCCTGGTTCTCCACGAGCAGGCAGATTACCGTCTCACCCAAGCTCTTGAAAAGCACCTGATCGATCGGGTGAAAGAGGTCTACTTCATCGTTGGCCCCGAAGGTGGTATCAGCCCCCGAGAACTCGACCTGCTTACGGAAGCCGGGGCCCACACGGTGCTGCTTGGCCCAGAAATCCTCCGTAGTTCTACCGCCGGTGCAGCCGCTATTTCTGCCCTCAACGTTGCGCTAGGACGCTGGTAA
- a CDS encoding PhoH family protein: protein MTTSSTASSRPLSVARTFSFRSTEEMVAVLGPHDGNITLIEQAFPGLTIRPKGLDVIVTGPSETVATTVRLLAELTILVENDTQITGEVVKRIMGMMTASLSHPATAISQNILSSRGKNIRPKTINQKSYVDAIDANTVVFGIGPAGTGKTYLAMAKAVQALQSKEVNRIILTRPAVEAGERLGFLPGSLNEKIDPYLRPLYDALHDMMDPETIPRLMEAGTIEVAPLAYMRGRTLNDAFIILDEAQNTTVEQMKMFLTRLGFGSKMVITGDVTQVDLPGGQASGLKQIRQILEGIDDIHFAVLQAEDVVRHSLVSDIVSAYDKWDDAKTSMERRRNRKVKRQTIEAAAEKLLQQSGIDVTPEEKA from the coding sequence ATGACTACCTCATCTACGGCTAGTAGCCGCCCCCTCTCTGTTGCCCGCACCTTTTCTTTCCGGTCAACCGAAGAGATGGTCGCGGTGCTTGGCCCCCACGACGGAAATATCACCCTGATCGAGCAGGCCTTCCCCGGTCTCACTATTCGCCCCAAGGGGCTAGACGTCATCGTTACCGGCCCCTCAGAAACCGTAGCCACCACCGTCCGTCTGCTGGCTGAACTCACCATTTTGGTAGAGAACGACACCCAGATCACCGGCGAGGTGGTCAAGCGCATCATGGGCATGATGACCGCCAGCCTCTCACACCCAGCTACCGCGATTAGCCAGAATATTCTGAGCTCCCGGGGCAAGAATATTCGCCCGAAGACCATTAACCAGAAGTCCTATGTCGATGCTATCGATGCCAACACCGTGGTCTTTGGTATCGGCCCAGCAGGTACCGGTAAGACCTACCTGGCCATGGCTAAGGCGGTACAGGCCCTCCAGTCAAAGGAAGTCAACCGCATCATTCTGACCCGCCCAGCTGTCGAAGCTGGCGAGCGCCTAGGCTTCCTGCCTGGGTCGCTTAACGAGAAGATTGACCCCTATCTGCGCCCGCTCTACGATGCGCTGCACGACATGATGGACCCAGAGACCATTCCCCGTCTGATGGAGGCCGGGACCATTGAGGTAGCGCCCCTGGCCTATATGCGCGGCCGTACCCTGAACGACGCTTTCATCATTTTGGACGAAGCGCAGAACACTACGGTGGAGCAGATGAAAATGTTCCTGACCCGTTTAGGCTTTGGCTCCAAGATGGTGATTACCGGTGACGTCACCCAGGTAGACCTGCCCGGTGGTCAGGCCTCAGGTCTGAAGCAGATTCGCCAGATTCTGGAGGGTATTGACGATATCCATTTCGCGGTTCTGCAGGCCGAGGACGTGGTACGCCACTCCCTGGTCTCGGATATTGTGAGTGCCTACGATAAGTGGGACGATGCCAAGACCTCGATGGAGCGCCGCCGCAATCGCAAGGTTAAGCGCCAGACGATTGAGGCCGCCGCCGAGAAGCTGCTCCAGCAGTCAGGTATCGATGTAACCCCCGAGGAGAAGGCCTAG
- the ybeY gene encoding rRNA maturation RNase YbeY, with protein sequence MNIEFDIEEPGAEASDFVRESFEAVDTEVLEKLVAHAFSHMKVSPETELSIAVVGEAEMERIHIDWMDLPGPTDVMSFPMDELTPGTDEELATGVLGDIVLCPPVAARQGADAGHSTLDELCLLTTHGILHCLGFDHATAEEEAEMFGIQRTILEEFLGRPAPVETRH encoded by the coding sequence GTGAATATTGAGTTTGATATTGAAGAGCCCGGCGCAGAGGCGAGCGACTTTGTGCGTGAGTCTTTTGAGGCTGTCGATACCGAGGTGCTGGAGAAACTAGTTGCCCACGCCTTTTCCCACATGAAGGTTTCACCCGAGACCGAGCTGTCCATCGCCGTTGTGGGGGAAGCGGAGATGGAGCGCATCCATATCGATTGGATGGATCTACCCGGCCCTACCGACGTGATGAGCTTTCCCATGGACGAGCTGACCCCCGGCACCGACGAGGAGCTGGCCACCGGCGTCCTCGGCGATATTGTCTTGTGCCCGCCCGTTGCCGCCCGCCAGGGGGCGGACGCCGGCCACAGCACCCTCGATGAGCTCTGCCTGCTCACCACCCACGGCATCCTGCACTGCCTGGGCTTTGACCACGCTACGGCGGAAGAAGAGGCTGAAATGTTCGGTATTCAGCGCACCATTCTTGAAGAGTTTCTGGGGCGCCCGGCACCTGTAGAGACGAGGCACTAA
- a CDS encoding hemolysin family protein: protein MLSSALLACAVLLLVLVGYLLTAVESSYTYLPRSEAQRLGEEPENKSIRAILADPEPYFRSLRIWRVLAEVSSVVCFFLLVHDLFSRTWVSVLVTLLVMTVMVFAFFGVAPRLVGRTKHTQVFSAMAGVVYGLGVLTRPFSSALTALSRKVSPKDSEQVTGIFTEDEILEFVDRASSSEAIEDDEAEMVQSIFELDETRIRSIMVPRADMVTVDVTESLDDTISLFLRSGYSRVPVLGKSFDDVRGMLYLKDALAASREAGADLASLGITSLMRPVRYEPESKRVMDLLKEMQRESTHVAVVVDEYGGTAGLVTLEDLIEELVGDISDEYDNEKPEITLQEDGTFKISSRLSIWELGELFGLELDDEDVDTVGGLLAKHLGRVPIIGSEVVVEGIHIKAIGSRGRRNKIGTLSVWADPAPQHPVK from the coding sequence GTGCTTTCTTCTGCTCTGCTGGCCTGTGCCGTCCTGCTCTTAGTCCTAGTGGGCTACCTGCTCACCGCCGTTGAGTCGTCCTACACCTACCTGCCCCGCTCAGAGGCCCAGCGCCTGGGGGAGGAGCCCGAGAACAAGAGTATTCGGGCTATTCTCGCTGACCCCGAGCCCTACTTCCGGTCCCTGCGTATCTGGCGGGTGCTGGCTGAGGTGTCTTCGGTCGTCTGTTTCTTCCTGCTGGTCCATGATCTGTTCAGCCGCACCTGGGTGAGCGTCCTGGTCACCCTGCTGGTCATGACCGTTATGGTCTTTGCCTTCTTCGGGGTCGCTCCCCGCCTGGTGGGCCGCACCAAGCACACCCAGGTCTTCTCGGCGATGGCCGGGGTGGTCTACGGGCTAGGCGTGCTCACCCGCCCTTTCTCGTCCGCTCTCACCGCCCTGTCCCGCAAGGTCAGCCCCAAGGACTCCGAGCAGGTTACCGGCATTTTCACTGAAGATGAGATTCTTGAGTTCGTTGACCGCGCAAGTTCTTCTGAGGCTATTGAGGACGACGAGGCCGAGATGGTGCAGTCCATCTTTGAACTCGATGAGACCCGCATCCGCTCAATTATGGTGCCGCGTGCCGATATGGTGACGGTTGACGTGACCGAAAGCCTGGACGACACTATCTCCCTCTTCCTGCGGTCGGGCTACTCCCGCGTGCCGGTGCTGGGGAAGTCCTTTGACGATGTGCGTGGCATGCTCTACCTCAAGGACGCCCTGGCCGCCTCGCGCGAGGCGGGAGCAGACCTTGCGAGCCTGGGTATCACCTCTTTGATGCGCCCGGTCCGCTATGAGCCAGAATCCAAGCGCGTGATGGATCTGCTCAAAGAAATGCAGCGCGAGTCTACCCACGTCGCAGTGGTCGTTGATGAGTACGGCGGAACCGCCGGTCTTGTAACCCTAGAAGATCTCATTGAAGAACTGGTCGGAGATATCTCTGACGAGTACGACAACGAGAAGCCCGAAATCACCCTGCAAGAGGACGGTACCTTCAAGATCAGCTCCCGCCTGAGCATCTGGGAGCTGGGCGAGCTCTTCGGCCTAGAACTTGATGATGAGGACGTCGATACGGTCGGCGGTTTGCTAGCTAAGCACCTGGGCCGGGTACCGATTATCGGCAGCGAAGTTGTTGTTGAGGGTATTCACATTAAGGCTATTGGTTCTCGTGGGCGCCGCAATAAGATTGGCACGCTCTCTGTTTGGGCAGACCCTGCGCCGCAACACCCTGTAAAGTAA
- a CDS encoding GTPase Era has translation MEFASFPDDYTAGFAVLVGRPNAGKSTLTNALVGQKVAITSNRPQTTRHTIRGIVHREDFQLVLVDTPGLHRPRTLLGERLNDMVAQTLSEVDVIGFCIPADEKIGPGDRYIAQQLAASGNKPIVAIVTKADKVGHEQLTEQLLAVSALGDEVMSAERAARQQRRERQERKKKGEELPFRKGSGPAATRDKGKAASVPVNDGRGGWADIIPVSAVKDYQVEEVAKLLSSYLPDSPPLYPTGELTDEPEATLVAELVREAALEGVQDELPHSVAVTVEEMELREGRSEDNPLLDIHVNLFVERDSQKGIIIGKRGARLKEIGQTARKNIEALLGTKVFLSIHVKVAKDWQRDPRALGKLGF, from the coding sequence ATGGAGTTTGCTTCCTTCCCCGACGACTACACTGCGGGCTTTGCCGTTCTGGTAGGCCGCCCCAATGCCGGTAAGTCAACCCTCACCAATGCGCTGGTCGGGCAGAAGGTCGCTATTACCTCCAACCGCCCGCAGACTACCCGCCACACCATCCGCGGTATTGTGCACCGGGAGGACTTCCAGCTGGTGCTGGTTGATACCCCCGGCCTGCACCGTCCCCGTACCCTGCTGGGTGAGCGTCTAAACGACATGGTGGCGCAGACTCTCTCTGAGGTCGACGTCATTGGTTTCTGCATTCCTGCCGATGAAAAAATCGGCCCTGGTGACCGCTACATTGCGCAGCAGCTGGCGGCTTCGGGTAACAAGCCTATCGTCGCTATCGTCACCAAGGCCGATAAGGTGGGGCACGAGCAGCTGACCGAGCAGCTCCTTGCCGTTTCGGCGCTGGGCGATGAGGTTATGAGCGCTGAGCGGGCAGCCCGCCAGCAGCGCCGCGAACGTCAGGAACGCAAGAAGAAGGGGGAGGAGCTTCCCTTCCGTAAGGGCAGCGGCCCGGCAGCTACCCGCGATAAGGGTAAAGCTGCGTCTGTTCCCGTTAATGACGGCCGTGGCGGCTGGGCAGATATCATCCCGGTTTCTGCGGTCAAGGACTACCAGGTAGAAGAGGTCGCGAAGCTCCTTTCTTCCTACCTGCCTGACTCACCCCCGCTGTACCCCACCGGCGAGCTGACCGACGAGCCTGAGGCCACCCTGGTAGCTGAGCTGGTGCGAGAAGCGGCTCTGGAAGGCGTGCAGGACGAGCTGCCCCACTCGGTAGCCGTCACCGTTGAAGAGATGGAACTGCGCGAGGGCCGCAGCGAGGATAACCCCCTGCTCGATATTCACGTGAACCTCTTTGTGGAGCGAGACTCCCAAAAGGGAATTATCATTGGCAAGCGGGGAGCTCGCCTGAAAGAGATCGGTCAAACCGCCCGTAAGAACATTGAGGCCCTGCTCGGCACCAAGGTCTTCCTCTCCATTCACGTGAAGGTAGCCAAAGACTGGCAGCGCGACCCCCGTGCCCTGGGCAAGCTGGGCTTCTAA
- a CDS encoding LCP family protein translates to MSNQPLKSQRVKWIALSCVALLAMVVAFSGFALVRLHSNVQTAEMNIGELSLNLASGPLDILVIGSDTRAGNNGAYGTAEDAASGARSDVMMLVQVSEDRSNVNVISFPRDLMVDIPKCTDAETGEVYPATEETQINESLERGGPGCTVATISNLTGVAIDHFMLVDFNAVKALSSVVGGVEVCVTEPIDDTYSGLKLPAGTSSVEGEQALAFLRSRHGFGDGSDTARIQAQQSFLASLLRKVQAEGTLTNPAMLLNIAEAITQNVTVDKELTNLGNLVSIGSIFANIDLSKVVFATVPNETYVYDENKLQLSADAEDFFTKLQNDESLVEPAPAATASASASESSAPAVELTYSLGVSVTDATGVEDRAEELAPKIEQVGFTSVTVDTTDAVYTESAIYYPYGYDAEAQAIADLFGITSLTPSDQYVGIAVILGSDLAEDDAIAAPTSEIAAGATGQTADQVTCQQSFSY, encoded by the coding sequence ATGAGCAACCAGCCCCTCAAGTCCCAGCGGGTCAAGTGGATAGCGCTATCGTGCGTTGCCCTTCTCGCTATGGTGGTTGCCTTTAGCGGTTTTGCCCTGGTGCGTTTGCACAGCAACGTGCAGACCGCAGAGATGAACATTGGTGAGCTGTCGTTGAACCTTGCCAGTGGCCCTCTCGATATTCTTGTGATTGGTTCCGATACCCGTGCCGGTAACAACGGGGCCTACGGTACTGCTGAGGATGCCGCATCCGGGGCCCGTTCCGATGTGATGATGCTGGTTCAGGTGAGCGAAGACCGTTCAAACGTCAACGTCATCTCCTTTCCCCGCGACCTGATGGTGGATATCCCCAAGTGTACGGACGCCGAAACCGGTGAGGTTTACCCGGCCACCGAAGAAACCCAGATTAACGAGTCGCTCGAACGCGGTGGTCCCGGCTGCACCGTGGCCACAATCAGCAATCTTACTGGCGTGGCTATCGACCACTTCATGCTGGTGGACTTTAACGCCGTTAAGGCTCTATCGAGTGTCGTGGGTGGCGTTGAGGTCTGTGTAACCGAGCCGATTGACGACACCTACAGCGGGCTCAAGCTCCCCGCCGGAACCTCAAGTGTTGAGGGTGAACAGGCCCTGGCCTTTCTACGTTCTCGCCACGGCTTCGGCGACGGCAGCGATACCGCCCGCATCCAGGCCCAGCAGAGCTTCCTCGCCTCCCTGCTACGGAAGGTCCAGGCTGAGGGAACTCTCACCAACCCGGCCATGCTACTCAACATCGCTGAAGCTATTACCCAGAACGTCACAGTCGATAAGGAACTGACTAACCTGGGTAACCTGGTGAGCATCGGCTCTATCTTTGCCAACATCGACCTAAGCAAGGTCGTCTTTGCAACCGTCCCCAACGAGACCTACGTCTACGACGAGAACAAGCTCCAGCTCTCTGCCGATGCAGAGGATTTCTTCACCAAACTTCAGAATGATGAATCCCTGGTCGAGCCTGCCCCCGCGGCCACTGCCTCTGCTAGTGCGAGTGAATCATCCGCCCCGGCTGTTGAGCTGACCTATTCGCTGGGTGTGAGCGTTACCGATGCCACCGGTGTTGAGGACCGTGCTGAAGAACTGGCTCCCAAGATTGAGCAGGTTGGCTTTACCTCGGTCACGGTAGATACCACCGATGCGGTCTACACCGAGTCGGCAATTTACTACCCCTACGGCTACGACGCTGAGGCCCAGGCTATTGCCGACCTCTTCGGTATCACCTCGCTAACCCCCTCGGATCAGTACGTAGGTATTGCCGTTATTCTGGGGTCGGACCTGGCTGAGGACGATGCCATTGCCGCACCCACCTCGGAGATTGCGGCCGGGGCTACCGGCCAGACCGCTGATCAGGTAACCTGCCAGCAGTCCTTCAGCTACTAA